The following proteins are co-located in the Manihot esculenta cultivar AM560-2 chromosome 7, M.esculenta_v8, whole genome shotgun sequence genome:
- the LOC110619654 gene encoding ATP-dependent Clp protease proteolytic subunit-related protein 1, chloroplastic translates to MATSLLSQLSTLTPELASPSTGLPKSSFLSSTKLVFLTNPRKQGLFQQRCYKPPSASGKSFDHIPKQFRQENLKDGLMENYKNVPRHLYGLTPSQLDMFMTEDNPVRRQSESVTEESISSRNNYLEHGGMYSASGMMDRGPSKYSMSVSMYRGGGRGYGRPRSAPPDLPSLLLDARICYLGMPIVPAVTELLVAQFMYLDYDDSSKPVYLYINSSGTQNEKMETVGSETEAYAIADAMAYCKSTVYTVNCGMAYGQAAMLLSLGAKGYRALQPNSSTKLYLPKVNRSSGAVIDMWIKAKELEANTEYYIELLAKGTGKTKEEINRDIQRPKYLNAQGAIDYGLADKIVDSSDDAFEKRDYDALLAQSKAMRAAAAGPRAAPSGLR, encoded by the exons ATGGCGACGTCTCTCCTATCTCAGCTCTCAACCCTAACTCCAGAACTGGCGAGTCCATCGACTGGCCTCCCTAAATCCTCTTTTCTCTCTAGTACTAAGCTCGTCTTCTTAACCAATCCAAGAAAACAGGGATTATTTCAACAAAGATGCTACAAGCCCCCTTCTGCATCTGGGAAGTCTTTCGACCACATTCCCAAGCAGTTTAGACAAGAAAATCTCAAGGATGGAT TGATGGAAAATTACAAGAATGTCCCACGACATCTTTATGGGCTTACTCCTTCACAACTGGACATGTTCATGACTGAAGATAATCCTGTCCGTCGACAGTCAGAAAGTGTTACAGag GAAAGTATCTCTTCTAGAAATAATTATTTGGAGCATGGGGGAATGTACAGTGCATCAGGGATGATGGATAGGGGTCCTTCAAAATATAGTATGAGCGTTAGCATGTACCGTGGAGGAGGCAGAGGATATGGGAGACCTAGGAGTGCTCCTCCTGACTTGCCTTCTTTGCTCTTAGATGCTCGGATATGCTATCTGGGGATGCCA ATTGTACCTGCAGTCACTGAGCTTCTTGTTGCTCAGTTTATGTATTTGGATTATGATGACTCCTCAAAGCCTGTATATCTGTACATAAACTCATCTGGGACACAG AATGAGAAGATGGAAACTGTTGGTTCTGAAACAGAGGCATATGCCATTGCTGATGCCATGGCT taTTGCAAATCAACTGTCTATACCGTGAATTGTGGCATGGCATATGGTCAAGCAGCAATGCTTCTTTCTCTAGGCGCCAAGGGATATCGTGCTTTACAGCCAAACTCATCCA CCAAGTTGTATCTGCCAAAAGTTAACAGATCAAGTGGGGCTGTGATAGATATGTGGATTAAG GCCAAGGAACTTGAAGCAAACACCGAGTATTACATTGAACTTCTAGCAAAGGGAACTGGGAAGACAAAGGAAGAAATTAATAGAGACATCCAGCGACCAAAATATCTCAATGCACAAGGAGCTATAGATTATGGCCTTGCAGATAAGATAGTTGACTCAAGTGATGATGCATTTGAGAAACGG GATTATGATGCCTTGCTTGCTCAATCAAAAGCCATGAGGGCAGCAGCTGCTGGGCCGAGAGCCGCCCCTTCAGGATTAAGGTAA